A region of the Lycium barbarum isolate Lr01 chromosome 1, ASM1917538v2, whole genome shotgun sequence genome:
ataaagaaagtgatgattttgagttaagaagaagtaaaagagctagagtagaaaaagattttggtcctgatttttatgtttttaacGTTGGAAATGACCCTCTCAATTTACAAGAAGCtttatcttcacatgatgctattttttggaaagaggctgtaaatgatgaaatggaatcacttatttccaataaaacTTGGAAGTTAGTTGATTTACCACCGGGTTGTAAAATAGTTGAGTGTAAATGGGTCCTTAGAAAAAAGTTAAAACCGGATGACtctgttgataaatataaggctagactagttgctaaaggttttaaacaactagaaggcctagaattttttgatactttttctccggtaactagaattacatccataaggcttttaattgctattgctgcaatttttgatttgcatattcaccaaatggatgtaaaaactgcttttttaaatagggacctaaatgaggaaatttatatggaacaacctgaaggttttattgaagcaggccaagaaagcaaagtgtgtaaacttactaaatccctatatggcttgaaacaggcaccaaagcaatggcatgagaaaattgatttctgcatgattgaaaatggttttaaaacaaacgaatgtgataagtgcatctatcacaagtcttggaataattcacatgttattgtttgcctctatgttgatgatttGTTGATCTTTGGCTCTAACATGAATGGTATTGAtgaaactaaaaatattcttagaagccattttgacatgaaagatcttggtgaggcaaatttaattcttggaataaaaattactaaaacatgtgatgaaatattccttgaccagtcacattatgttgagaaaatcttgaaaaaatataactttcttgattgcaagcatgttataactccttttgattcaagtgttcacttgtttcctgttcaaagtgacaatgatgtgataaatcaaaaggaatatgctagcttaattggaagtttgagatatgtgactgattgcactaggcctgatattgcgtatgcagttggagtacttagcaggtttacaagcaagccaggtagtgaacattggcatgccataacgagagttatgaaatatttagttggtacaaaaacctatggcttgttttataaaaaaatatcctgctgtacttgaaggctttactgatgcagattggaacactttatctggtgattcctgttctaccactggttatatttttacgttggcaggtggtgctatttgttggaaatcaaaaaagcaaactattattgctaactctaccatggaggctgaactaattgctttagcttcagctagtgaagaagcgaattggttaagagatttattatttcaaattccttatttgaaaaatcaattcctcctattttaattcattgtgatagcacCGCTGCAATTGGTAGAGTTCAAAACCGTTATTATAACGGTAAATCCAGACCTATAAGGAGAAAACACAGTACTGTGAGATCATAATTGACAAGTGATACAATTAATGTTGATTATGTcaaatcttgtgataatcttgcagatgcactaaccaaggccttggcaagagaaaaggtctggagcacatcgagggggatgggattgaagcccatatctatttcctccaagagttaaaattcctccaagttcacaaatatcagtatgaattaactctaataattcagtttttctttcaacttgaaAATGAGGCCTTTTTGTGATTTTGGCTTTACTACAAGCTTCACATTTTTTAAAATCCTTTTTAATCATTGAGATTAATCCTAAACTACTCATGATTCCCACATAACGATTATTAATATGACAcaaacgagcatgccaaaaattagtggaagaaagcatgtaaacagaattagtaactttattcatctcaacattcaacttaaacATCCCATCACAAGCATACCCCTTTCTCACAAAAATACCTTTTTTCACTATTACACATTGATCAGACTCAATAATCCGTTTGAAGCCTGCTTTATTAAGAAGAAAACTAGACATCAAATTTTTTCTCATGGAAGGAGTAAAAAGTACATCTTTTAGAGTTAACACCCTTCCTGAGGTAAAACTCAACTTGACATCTCCCTTTCCAAGCACTTGAGTAGTGTGAGAATCACCAAGCATGATGGTTTTGGGCTCCTCAAATGGAGTATACACTTTGAACCAATCTTTGTCATAGCAGACATGACGGTTTGCACCAGAATCAGCCCACcatccatcaacattttcaaccatatttatgtCTGTTATCATCGCCACAAGTGGCTTTTCGGTAACGTTCGCCTGAGGTGTAGGACCACGTTTccgaaacttgcaaaatcgagcaatatgcccactcttgccacagacaaagcatggtcctccgttttgtgcttggttgataccaccattatttttcttgggaggtctaccattatttttcttgaatattttcttcttaggcttcatagaggtatttttgttagcattaggagtaacattatttgaagtaattaaatttaccttatttGTGACGGGTTGTAAGTTGCTCTCTTCCGTTTGCAAAAGTGCATCTTGGCCCCTTGCTTCTTCCTCCATGCGGATTCGCATAATCAATGTCTCAAGAgaggtttccttttgtttgtggtgcatagttttttgaaattccttccatgaaggtggaagtttatctattatgccaCAAACAATAAGGTTATCTCCAATTTTTATCTCCTCGGACCTGAGCTCTCCAACAATCATTATAAAATCTTGGGCTAGGTCTACCACTGATTTGTTGTCTACCATTTGGAAACGAAAAAAATCTACTAGCAGCATATTTTTTCGCTCCAGCCTCCTCGGTATCATATTTACTTTGCAACgctttccaaattttctttgcagtagagtaagttctatcataataatcataaaaattatctgatagacaattaagtaaataataccgacacttgtatgaatcttcatcatactttttagttttttcttgaagagaaataagttcttcatcattcatggaaCCGTTATCTATTTTATTTGGATTCTTCTCAGTTAACACATAAGAAACATTGAGAGGGCTTAAGTAGAAAAGTACtttacccttccatctcttaaaatGAGTACCGTTGAACCGAAATGGCTTGTTTAGATCTCCTACTTTGACATCCGCCGATTTTTCAACTGTAGCcatttgaatctccttaaaaaTTATTggtgatattgcaatgaaattacaagtacaattgaaaaataaaaatgaagaaataaaatttcttcggctgaggcgcggatatctcgctctctttaaggagattcaagtccactgcagcaaatttaccggtccagcagtaatctttctgacttgtcccctccaggatacaacagcccgatcacgtcgtataactcaacaaactctggacaagatgttgagtccaaagctccacaaaaaaaaaaaaaaagaacacctttcttcaactaataaactcttttattttttactttcCTCACTTTTTATGAATTCTCCAAAGGATATATATTTTCCTCTCTACTCTCACAAGTTAAGGATtggtaacttattttttttatatatatatgaattggtAAGTAATATCATCCTTATATAATGGATGAAAAAGGTATAGGTCACATTTTCTTTTACCACAAAACGTGAGAAACTTAGACAACATTTGTTTATTTGTGGCTGCCCAAATGTGAAAAACATTGTCACATTTTATACCACAAAAATGTGAGTAACTAGACTACATTTTGTTTCTTTGTGGCTGCCCAATGTGAAAGGCATGGTCAAAGGAAGAAGAAAAGATACTTTGAATAATATAAAATGCTTCAAAAACACTTACAGTAAGTTTGGGGAATCTTAAAGATCTATTGGCTCTTAACTTATCGTCAAACAACATGGGTGACTCTTTACCTCCAGAAATTGGAAAACTAAAGGCTATGATACAAATAGATCTGTCAATGAATCAATTTTCAAATGGAATTCCTAGAGAAATTGGAGGCATGCAAAATCTGGTATCAAGTCCACAACAAGCTGCAAGGATCTATACCTAACTCAATAAGCAACATGGTAGGTTTGGAATTTTTAGACTTTTCTCATAATAATATATCTGGAATCATTCCGAGGTCTTTGGAGAAACTTCAATACCTCAAGTAGTTCAATGTTTCTGTCAACAAATTGTATAGTGAAATATCTTCGGGGGGCCTTTCAAGAACCTCTAAAGTCAGTTTTTTCTCTCTAATGAAGCATTATGTGGTTCTTCAAGATTTAGCTTCCCGCCATGCCCCACTACTTCATCAAGCCATAGATTAAATAGGAAAAAAGTTCTAGTTTTGTTTCTTCTACTGGGAATTGCATTGGTATTTATTCCTATTACCTTTGTGGTCGTATGGATAAGGTATAGAAGAGGTAAAAGAGCTCCTCAATAATCTGATTTATTGTCCATCTCAACAAGAGTAAGAATTTCATACCATGAGCTGCTCCAAGCAACTGAATCACTTAGTGAGACTAATTTGATTGGTTCTGGGAGTTTTGGCTTTGTTTATAAAGGCATTCTCAGAAATGGAACTCCTATTGCAGTTAAAGTTTTCAATCAGAAATTGGAAGCAATATTCAAGAGTTTCGATAAAGAATGTGAAGTTTTGCGCAGCCTTCTCCATAAGAATCTCATAAGAGTCATCACTAGTTGTTCTAACATCAATTTTAAGGCCTTAGTACTTGAGTACATGCCTAAAGGAAGCCTCGATAAGTGGTTGTATTCACACAATTACTTCCTAGACATCATGCAAAGACTAAGCATAATGATCGATGTGGCGTGTCCATTGGAATACCTCCACCATGGGTGTCCATCGTCCGTGATTCATTATGATCTAAAGCCTAGTAATGGCTTGTTGGATGAGAATATGGTTGCATACCTAAGAGACTTTGGTATTTCAAAACTGCTTGGTGAAGATGAAAGTGATTTATACacaaaaaccttagcaacattggGTTATATTGCACCGGGTTCGTCTTTTGGTTTGCTTTGAACATTGACTTTcccttatttatttttttcaccAAGAAATTATGTTACATCTTTAAATTAATTGTTTGAGTGTAGAGTATGGATTGGATGGATTGGTGTCAACAAAATGTGATGTCTATAGTTATGGGATCATGTTTGATGGAAACCTTGACAAGGAGAATGCCTAACGATGAAATGTTCAAGGGAGATCTTAGCTGGAAGCAATGGGCGAGCAGTTCACTCCTAGAGGCAGTAATGGATGTTGTAGATGCTAACTTGGTAACACCAAATGATAGTTAATTGAAGTCAAATTATGTGGCATCGATCATGAAAGTGGCATTAGATTGTTGTGTTGAACCTCCTGCAAGAAGGATAAACATGAAAGATGTTATAGGAATGCAACAGAAGGTCAAGATTCAATATCTTGCATGTTGAGCATCTTTTTGGAAACTCCTGTTCCAAATCACTTGTTTGTTGCACATGTTCGCTAAATTAGTGGATTCATGTAAATATTGTCTTTTTGTTTTAGCACTTGAGTCGTGCATGATTCTGTTTTAGCTTTAGAAATGCTGGCTGGTTGCAATAAATCTTACTTTTTTCCTCTTAATATTAATGTTGCAAAATGGTTATGTTTAGTAGACAAAAAATAAACAGGTACTTTAAATCAGAAAAAATAATTTCAAAAAGGAGTTTAAGTTTTATACACTGTCAGTGTACAAAATTTTTTACATTGAATTCAGTGGGATAATCTCAGCGGAATTCGAATTCAGAAATCCGAGCTTGCACCAAAAAATTTGGATTAAAGACCCATTAACAAAACATCTAAACATGCAGCCAAACCACAAGCAAATATCCAAGAACCAGTGACACAATTAAGCAAGAACACATCCATTTATCATTTTCCAATCCCAACACCAGCTTTTTCCTCCAGAACTATTCACCAGAAAGATGAAACGGTGAATAACAATGAGATTTACAAAATTCATTAAACAAAAGAATCTAGCGTAAAGGATAGATTAGTCAAGTCATAGGCCTATATACAGGGcagatctaggatttgaaggtggcgggtgccacaatttttttcaatgtacatcttgttagaAATGTGTATTTGGGTCGGATctatctctttttagtttattcaggTCAACTTAACAGactttttttatttgcaaatatgaaattacatctcaaaaatcaagaaacgaatataattagcatcttaaacaaggaatcacacccattaacaacagaagtaaaatcaacatttccACCGAGAAACTTGCATCtcttatatatattaaaaaatgaatttgcacaagtaaaataacatattcaataagggaattacaccaatcaaaataagaaaaataatagaaaaactcttcaataagtaaatacaccccataagtaaatgtagaattagataaactacaagttctcaaaaataaatcataaatttcatgtttttgctaagcagtgcttacgaaatttccatcacaatttaagaagtaaagtgatttaaattgaatttaacaattatgaAATAGCAcaaatttttataatacactcctttcgtccatttttatttgtccattatactaaaaatatatgtctacttttacttgtaagttatatagtttgaaaaaccaagacattatttaccattttatacatattttactcttattattaagtactccaattcatttctcattttatttattgcttattaagagtgtcccaagtcaaatatagacaagtaaacatggacggagggagtaataaacaaaagaaattattaaaaaaataaaaaatgaattttgatctcaatccaaaattcccattgagacccaagttttttGATATAAATACTCAttgatttgagattaagagaaatgcttaattgaagggattttgaagtttctatttgtgtgttctcgctagagatgacagataaaataataaaaaagaggaaagacaatataaataataaaaagataaatcgaaaattgggagagccgaaaaggaaattactggtacaaaggaagtaaaaagcacaaagaaaaacgggagtcggaaaatgttcaagatagattcaaacttgtgtctaccagTCGTGGCACCTTTGCCTAATTTACGACTATGGGTGGcaaaatcaaatatttaacctaatttaagcaaattacaacatacgtataaaaaatatttattaatctagggggtgccatgccacccccaccccaaagggtggatccgcccctgccTATATATACTCCCTTCCTCTCAATTCATACGACACTCTTTCTTTTTACTCAgtccaaaaaagaatgacacctttctatatttaataacaaTTTTAACTCTAATATTTTCAttctacccttaatgaaatgattctAGCCACAAAAATTTATTtagcttattttagaccacaatattcaaaagtctttttt
Encoded here:
- the LOC132609356 gene encoding putative leucine-rich repeat receptor-like serine/threonine-protein kinase At2g24130; translated protein: MDEKVSLGNLKDLLALNLSSNNMGDSLPPEIGKLKAMIQIDLSMNQFSNGIPREIGGILRNGTPIAVKVFNQKLEAIFKSFDKECEVLRSLLHKNLIRVITSCSNINFKALVLEYMPKGSLDKWLYSHNYFLDIMQRLSIMIDVACPLEYLHHGCPSSVIHYDLKPSNGLLDENMVAYLRDFGISKLLGEDESDLYTKTLATLGYIAPGSSFGLL